The nucleotide sequence GACCAGTCCTGCCTGCTCATCCATGATCAGGCACTCGTATTGATCGATATCTTCAGGCATGCCAGTGAGAATATCGTCTGCCTGCAGCTGATCCAGCCAGGCACCTTCCCGCAGGTCGTGTGATTTTCCAATCGACTTCTTGACGCCGACGGGAAGACAGTCTTCGAGCACCCATTCCTCGCTGGCTGGTGACTCCACCAGGCAGTTTTTGAGATGGCCGGATTCTGACAGGGGCACCTTAAAGTAAGGATGTGTTCCCAGCCCCCAGGGAATCGAACCGGAACCGGGGTTACCGACGCGGATGTCTGCCCGTAAGGTGGTCCCTTTGACTTCGTATCGAACTTCAATGAAGATGTCGCCGGGCCAGTATTTCAGTCGGTGTTTCCCGTCGATACTCAATTGAAACTGGCCTGTCACAGCAGACTCTTCCTGCGAAATGACCCGCCAGGGAAGGTCCAGACAGAAACCATGAATCGCGTTGCCGGTTTTGTCATGATAGGTTTTGTCAGGGGGGAGTTCATAAGGGGTTCCATCCCACTGAAAGTGCGCGTTGGCGATGCGGTTCGGGAAAGGGAACAGAATGGGAATGCCACCACTGCTGGGACGCTGATTTCCTGATGCGAAATCAGGATGTGCGTCAATGACGTCAATCGGCTGACCATCGACCATTGCCTGGAATTCATAACAGTTGAATCCTAACTCTGGTAGTATGTTGGCGTAGGAACCGGTTTCCGGGTCTTTAATCTGAATGGGCGTCATGCGAGAGGATACTTTTCATCAGGTGGATTATAGAGATCGTTCAAAGATCAGTTTGTCAGCAGCGTTCATCAGTTCCACTCGGGGTGTGCCGTTTCCTGAGGCAAAAAGCGTCGTTCTGCCATGGCACGATCCAGCAGGGTGTCCCAGATATCATAGGGGTCAATTTCAAAGATGTCTTCCGTGGTCGCAGGGGTATTGAGCCAGTCCATCCGATTTATTTCGGATTCCAGCTGCAAAGGTGCCCAGCCGGCACAACCGAAAAAGATCCGAAAATCCAGATGCGGGTCTCCCTCGGAGATGCGCCAGATGACCTGTTCAAAGATCTCAGGGCTGCTGCCCATGAACAAGTCCGGGACAATTGCCTCAGTTGATTTTTCGAGATCCCCGGCGTTATGCAGGGCAAACATCCCGTTTGGCTCGACCGGTCCGCCCATAAATACCATGTCCTCAAGTTTGGGCATGT is from Gimesia maris and encodes:
- a CDS encoding YqgE/AlgH family protein, with translation MLKSLKGHFLVASRKLNDLNFYRSVVLIVEHNEQGATGLIVNRPSSFSITNALSRYFDMPKLEDMVFMGGPVEPNGMFALHNAGDLEKSTEAIVPDLFMGSSPEIFEQVIWRISEGDPHLDFRIFFGCAGWAPLQLESEINRMDWLNTPATTEDIFEIDPYDIWDTLLDRAMAERRFLPQETAHPEWN
- a CDS encoding aldose 1-epimerase → MTPIQIKDPETGSYANILPELGFNCYEFQAMVDGQPIDVIDAHPDFASGNQRPSSGGIPILFPFPNRIANAHFQWDGTPYELPPDKTYHDKTGNAIHGFCLDLPWRVISQEESAVTGQFQLSIDGKHRLKYWPGDIFIEVRYEVKGTTLRADIRVGNPGSGSIPWGLGTHPYFKVPLSESGHLKNCLVESPASEEWVLEDCLPVGVKKSIGKSHDLREGAWLDQLQADDILTGMPEDIDQYECLIMDEQAGLVVTQDYDAIFTELVVFTPPDRDCVCLEPYTCVTNAINLLNADVETGLRVLPPESEIKTWIEIRAGKVIV